Proteins co-encoded in one Bacillus thuringiensis genomic window:
- a CDS encoding GIY-YIG nuclease family protein has translation MNKIGIYKITNLINGKTYIGQTVNFRKRKRNHLNYLRNDSHHNSYLQRAFNKYGEKNFCIQFLEHCSIDKLDDLECKYIELYQSMVNQNGYNLLTGGQTYRTFSLEVRRKMSESRKNYKMTKEHCLNISKGRKGIRMPKESIERIKETKRNKRIQWGEENPNAIISNELAGEIINELYNDTPVKEIMMKHNVSQDTVYNLMYNRTYTTVKPELREKLKSRAKNNQSSKNEKAISMYLEGNSQNFISKELSISRNTLRRLLKELKIDTQIHKNQYVNTEVNNQIAKG, from the coding sequence ATGAATAAAATTGGTATCTATAAAATTACTAATCTTATTAATGGTAAAACTTATATAGGACAGACTGTAAATTTTAGAAAAAGAAAAAGAAATCACCTTAATTATTTGAGGAACGATTCACATCACAATTCTTATTTACAAAGAGCGTTCAATAAATATGGGGAAAAGAATTTTTGCATACAATTCCTAGAACATTGTTCAATTGATAAGTTAGATGATTTAGAGTGTAAATACATTGAACTTTATCAGAGCATGGTCAATCAAAACGGTTACAATCTACTTACCGGTGGTCAAACCTATAGGACGTTTAGTCTTGAGGTTAGAAGGAAAATGAGTGAAAGTAGAAAAAACTATAAGATGACCAAAGAACATTGTTTAAATATATCCAAGGGTAGGAAGGGAATCAGGATGCCGAAAGAATCCATTGAAAGAATAAAAGAAACAAAACGAAACAAACGTATTCAATGGGGTGAAGAAAACCCAAACGCTATTATAAGTAATGAATTGGCTGGTGAAATCATAAACGAATTATACAATGATACACCAGTTAAAGAAATTATGATGAAGCACAATGTTTCTCAAGATACAGTTTACAATCTCATGTATAACAGAACCTATACAACAGTGAAACCAGAATTAAGAGAAAAGTTAAAATCAAGAGCAAAAAACAATCAATCTTCAAAAAATGAAAAGGCTATTTCCATGTATTTGGAAGGGAATTCACAAAACTTCATTTCCAAAGAACTTAGTATAAGCCGAAATACACTAAGAAGATTGTTAAAAGAGCTAAAAATAGATACCCAAATTCATAAAAATCAATATGTCAACACCGAGGTAAACAATCAGATTGCGAAAGGCTGA
- a CDS encoding HNH endonuclease signature motif containing protein, with the protein MAKEYAKKFYKSTAWEKCRESYIATTLDGMCEHCKEVPGYIVDHIVEITPETIDNPDITLNHENLQYLCLPCHNTKTFGKAVLVREDVMFDENGDLIRRGYE; encoded by the coding sequence ATGGCAAAGGAATACGCAAAGAAATTCTATAAGTCAACAGCTTGGGAGAAGTGCAGAGAGTCATACATTGCTACAACATTAGATGGAATGTGTGAGCATTGCAAAGAAGTACCTGGATATATTGTTGACCATATTGTTGAGATAACACCAGAGACTATAGACAATCCAGATATCACATTGAATCATGAGAACCTACAGTACTTATGCTTACCTTGTCATAACACTAAGACGTTTGGTAAAGCTGTATTGGTTAGAGAAGATGTAATGTTTGATGAGAATGGTGATTTGATTAGGAGGGGATATGAGTGA
- a CDS encoding helix-turn-helix domain-containing protein gives MNTFFHNTIGVNDAAIILNVSSGHVKNLCAEGKIVAKKIGKTWVIDRSRLKGVMTNV, from the coding sequence ATGAATACTTTCTTCCATAATACAATTGGTGTAAATGATGCTGCGATTATTCTTAATGTATCTTCTGGTCATGTAAAGAATTTGTGTGCAGAAGGAAAGATTGTAGCGAAGAAGATAGGTAAGACATGGGTGATTGATAGATCGAGATTAAAAGGAGTGATGACTAATGTGTAA
- a CDS encoding ArpU family phage packaging/lysis transcriptional regulator produces MEQLAFFPEITNEEYKEIQREVAKALFNYRALKVRMINQKECAVENISSPFVEIRNTKKIKDIKYIQMKRALEHALDPEQREIIERKYLNNGLMSDKAVKAQMMMENNWFYTQKRHAIMALAESLLII; encoded by the coding sequence ATGGAGCAATTAGCATTCTTTCCAGAAATCACGAATGAGGAGTACAAGGAAATACAGAGGGAAGTAGCAAAGGCGTTATTCAACTATAGAGCTTTAAAAGTTCGTATGATTAATCAGAAAGAGTGTGCAGTAGAGAATATCAGTAGTCCTTTCGTTGAAATACGTAATACGAAGAAAATAAAGGATATCAAGTACATTCAAATGAAGAGAGCGTTAGAACATGCTTTAGATCCGGAGCAGAGGGAGATCATTGAGAGGAAGTATCTTAATAATGGATTGATGAGCGATAAAGCTGTAAAGGCACAAATGATGATGGAGAATAACTGGTTCTATACACAAAAGAGACATGCAATTATGGCACTTGCTGAATCGTTACTTATTATTTAA